A window of the Lolium perenne isolate Kyuss_39 chromosome 7, Kyuss_2.0, whole genome shotgun sequence genome harbors these coding sequences:
- the LOC127311450 gene encoding uncharacterized protein, which translates to MDGEDLVAVLGFLRDKGFVATELALQEEQTRLSAITNNPQVPRRRSVEDPSEVQDAYDSLRTWVRGSLRPYKEELLRVLYPVFIQCVVDLVKGGNTDEARIFFHSFLEDHENEHSKDLHKMKRILSPHLKEIDLAPFLRGERFRVKVCEYSYELLLRHLHEEKAFVMLEMINKGTVFEVCAGQPSFLSVSAMDSSRLFPLKQETVAEIVQAGSSAALVGVSALNLLAAKVSECDNTFGFVSVAILYSIPYTYLPFGIVSAALGVSATKNHRLLGLAATLFIAQCIYILIIGGVRAITCQSMSVLGPFRIYTILFVVNTGTACILHFWGTMSEHPKCLHDFVNSYSMAVDAISRFFHWRIFARGAKTEVKSEADLEMGMGGQNRDQEGSLMLGRSKKQ; encoded by the exons ATGGACGGCGAGGACTTGGTCGCGGTGCTGGGTTTCCTGCGCGACAAGGGCTTCGTGGCCACGGAGCTGGCGCTGCAGGAGGAGCAGACCCGCCTCTCCGCCATCACCAACAACCCACAAGTCCCGCGCCGCAG GTCAGTTGAGGATCCATCGGAAGTCCAGGATGCCTACGATAGTCTGAGAACATGGGTACGCGGTTCATTGAGGCCGTACAAG GAGGAATTACTTCGTGTGCTTTATCCGGTGTTCATCCAGTGCGTTGTTGATCTAGTCAAAGGGGGAAACACAGATGAAG CTCGGATTTTTTTCCACTCATTTCTCGAAGATCATGAGAATGAACATTCAAAGGATCTGCATAAGATGAAACGCATTCTTTCTCCGCATTTAAAG GAAATCGATCTGGCACCATTCTTGAGGGGGGAGAGATTCAGAGTTAAAGTGTGTGAG tattcatatgaattacttcttCGCCATCTGCATGAAGAAAAAGCTTTTGTAATGCTTGAAATGATCAATAAAGGGACAGTTTTTGAAG TATGTGCTGGCCAACCATCTTTTCTCTCTGTGTCTGCTATG GATTCGTCCCGTCTTTTCCCATTGAAACAAGAAACTGTTGCAGAGATAGTACAGGCCGGGTCTTCTGCAGCTTTAGTGGGAGTATCGGCACTCAATCTTCTTGCTGCGAAAGTCAGTGAATGTGATAATACTTTTGGCTTCGTTAGTGTAGCCATACTATATTCTATTCCATATACATATCTTCCTTTTGGCATAGTTAGTGCTGCTCTAGGTGTGAGTGCAACAAAAAACCATCGTTTGCTCGGCTTGGCTGCTACCCTTTTCATTGCCCAGTGCATTTACATCTTAATCATTGGAGGGGTTCGTGCTATCACATGTCAGAGTATGAGCGTCCTGGGTCCCTTTCGTATATATACAATTCTTTTCGTGGTTAACACCGGAACCGCGTGTATTCTCCACTTTTGGGGCACCATGAGCGAGCATCCGAAG TGTTTGCACGATTTTGTGAATAGTTATTCTATGGCCGTTGATGCAATTTCTAGATTTTTTCACTGGAGAATTTTTGCTCGTGGTGCAAAAACTGAAGTAAAGTCAGAGGCTGATCTTGAGATGGGCATGGGTGGACAGAACAGAGATCAAGAAGGTTCACTGATGCTGGGGAGGTCTAAGAAACA GTGA